A window of the Citrus sinensis cultivar Valencia sweet orange chromosome 9, DVS_A1.0, whole genome shotgun sequence genome harbors these coding sequences:
- the LOC102620223 gene encoding BAG family molecular chaperone regulator 1, whose protein sequence is MMRMKTSKTTGPSPMATMNGGSAEAAAHEWELRPGGMLVQKRNPDSDRTSAPPPTIRVRVKYGSIYHEIHINSQATFGELKKLLTGPTGLHHEDQKLIYKDKERDSKAFLDVVGVKDKSKLVLVEDPISQEKRLLEMRKNAKLEKASKSISEISLEVDRLAGQVSALESIITKGGKVAEKDVLNLIELLMNQLLKLDGIMADGDVKLQRKMQVRRVQKYVETLDMLKIKNSMPSSNKHHSNGQRLAPIQEQPQQQPPRHSNGHVLASIQEQQARHSFENLSIQQQYHQQQQQQQQQQSTTHSTSGPVVVTTKWETFDSSPGLMQVSSSSTSTFNPATNNNNNSSGPPKFPWEFFD, encoded by the exons atgatgagaaTGAAGACGTCTAAAACGACAGGGCCGTCACCGATGGCGACGATGAATGGCGGCTCAGCTGAGGCAGCAGCTCATGAGTGGGAGCTCAGACCCGGTGGAATGCTTGTACAGAAGCGGAATCCGGATTCTGATCGGACATCCGCCCCGCCACCGACAATTCGGGTTCGGGTCAAATACGGTTCTATTTACCACGAAATCCATATCAACTCTCAAGCTacatttg GGGagttgaagaaattgttaacaGGGCCGACGGGGTTGCATCATGAGGATCAAAAGCTGATatataaagataaagaaaGGGATTCCAAGGCGTTTCTCGACGTGGTCGGGGTGAAGGACAAGTCAAAACTTGTGCTTGTTGAGGACCCAATTAGCCAAGAGAAACGGTTGCTTGAGATGAGAAAGAATGCCAAATTGGAGAAGGCTTCTAAGTCTATTTCCGAAATTAGCTTGGAAGTTGACCGCCTAGCCGGCCAG GTGTCGGCTCTTGAATCAATAATCACCAAAGGTGGGAAAGTGGCCGAGAAAGATGTGCTCAATTTGATTGAATTGCTGATGAATCAGTTACTTAAGTTGGATGGTATTATGGCCGATGGAGATGTGAAGCTACAGAGAAAAATgcag GTGAGAAGAGTTCAAAAGTATGTTGAAACTTTGGACATGTTAAAGATTAAAAACTCTATGCCTAGTAGCAATAAGCATCATTCAAATGGGCAAAGATTAGCACCAATCCAAGAGCAGCCGCAGCAGCAGCCACCAAGGCATTCTAATGGGCATGTATTAGCATCAATTCAAGAGCAACAAGCAAGACATTCTTTTGAAAACTTGTCTATACAGCAACAGTACcaccagcagcagcaacaacaacaacaacaacaatcaaCAACGCATTCGACATCAGGACCGGTTGTCGTGACCACGAAATGGGAGACTTTTGATTCAAGCCCGGGATTGATGCAGGTCTCTTCATCATCCACATCCACATTCAATCCTGccacaaacaataataataattcttcagGCCCACCGAAGTTCCCTTGGGAATTCTTTGATTAA
- the LOC102619944 gene encoding protein DETOXIFICATION 49, with the protein MCQPPSPPKCNSSIHPNMHAPLITKSPTTDSSLAIREAISIAKIALPMILTGLLLYSRSMISVLFLGRLGELALAGGSLAVGFANITGYSILSGLAMGMEPICGQAFGAQRHNLLGLALQKTILLLMFTSIPISLLWLNMKNILLFCGQNEDIATVAQSYLFYSLPDLLAQSLLHPLRIYLRSQAITLPLTFCATLSILLHIPINYFLVTQLNLGIKGVALSGVWTNFNLVASLIIYIIISKVYQKTWGGFSMDCFKECKTLLNLAIPSCISVCLEWWWYEIMILLCGYLLNPRATIASMGILIQTTSLIYIFPSSLSFSVSTRVGNELGANQPKKAKLAAIVGLSCSFMLGFSALFFAASVRKIWASMFTQDKEIIALTSIVLPIIGLCELGNCPQTTGCGVLRGTARPKVGANINLGCFYIVGFPVAVWLAFYMGFDFEGLWLGLLAAQGSCVVTMLVVLGKTDWEFEAQRAKELTGDGVVVDDSKDVEQQKLPSKAEIKEDSLYLLDGNNFDNKSSHHDCPV; encoded by the coding sequence ATGTGTCAGCCTCCTTCTCCCCCTAAATGCAACTCTTCAATCCATCCCAACATGCATGCCCCATTGATCACAAAAAGCCCAACAACAGACTCATCACTTGCAATCAGAGAGGCCATTTCCATAGCGAAAATAGCTCTCCCCATGATACTAACCGGCCTCTTACTCTACTCCCGCTCAATGATCTCCGTGCTCTTCCTCGGCCGCCTCGGCGAGCTTGCCCTAGCTGGGGGCTCACTTGCTGTTGGCTTCGCCAACATCACCGGCTACTCTATCCTCTCTGGCCTTGCGATGGGAATGGAACCCATTTGTGGCCAAGCTTTTGGTGCCCAAAGACACAACCTCCTCGGCCTCGCTTTACAAAAAACAATTCTCCTCCTCATGTTCACTTCAATTCCTATATCTCTCCTTTGgctaaacatgaaaaatatctTACTCTTCTGTGGCCAAAATGAAGATATAGCCACAGTGGCACAATCATATCTCTTTTACTCCCTCCCTGACCTCTTAGCTCAATCTCTTTTACACCCTTTAAGAATCTACCTCAGGTCTCAAGCCATAACCTTACCTTTAACCTTTTGTGCTACGCTCTCAATTCTTTTACACATCCCCATCAATTACTTTCTTGTCACACAGCTCAATTTAGGCATAAAAGGTGTTGCCCTGAGTGGGGTTTGGACTAACTTCAATCTTGTAGCCTCCTTAATCATTTACATCATCATCTCAAAAGTTTACCAAAAAACATGGGGCGGCTTCTCAATGGATTGCTTCAAAGAATGCAAAACTTTGTTAAATTTGGCCATCCCAAGTTGCATTTCAGTGTGCCTTGAGTGGTGGTGGTATGAGATCATGATCTTGCTCTGTGGGTATTTGTTAAATCCGAGAGCAACAATTGCTTCGATGGGCATTTTAATACAAACCACATCATTAATCTACATCTTCCCATCATCTCTAAGCTTCAGTGTGTCAACAAGGGTTGGTAATGAGCTTGGTGCAAACCAGCCCAAGAAAGCAAAGCTAGCGGCTATTGTTGGCCTTTCTTGCAGCTTCATGCTTGGCTTTTCAGCGTTATTCTTTGCAGCGAGTGTAAGAAAGATATGGGCTAGCATGTTTACACAAGACAAAGAGATCATAGCATTAACATCAATCGTACTGCCCATAATAGGGCTGTGTGAGCTTGGAAACTGCCCACAAACAACAGGATGTGGGGTGCTAAGAGGAACAGCAAGGCCAAAAGTGGGAGCAAACATAAACTTGGGATGTTTTTACATAGTGGGGTTTCCAGTGGCAGTGTGGTTAGCATTTTACATGGGGTTTGATTTTGAAGGGCTGTGGCTAGGGCTTTTGGCGGCACAAGGCTCATGCGTAGTGACCATGTTGGTGGTTTTGGGTAAAACCGATTGGGAATTTGAGGCACAAAGAGCCAAAGAGCTGACTGGAGATGGGGTGGTTGTTGATGACAGCAAAGATGTTGAGCAACAGAAGCTACCATCCAAAGCTGAAATCAAGGAAgattctttatatttattagatggcaataattttgataataaatcgTCTCATCATGATTGTCCtgtttaa